Part of the Capsicum annuum cultivar UCD-10X-F1 chromosome 12, UCD10Xv1.1, whole genome shotgun sequence genome is shown below.
CCAAGATTTCTTTTGATCTTGATTTGGCCCCCAAGAAATAAGGTGTTTGAATCACCAAGTTTAACCCATTGTActcttgattttgatttcttcctGTAGATGCTTTCCTTAATTTGACTTCATTTGTTTAATTGCAGTTTCAACTCCTATTCGTCAGCAAACAAATCTGGTGATACAGGAGCATTGCCTGTCTCACCCCTTTCAAATTCTGCCATACACCCCTCAATCCTTGTCCATGTATCACCCACTTACCCTGAACTTTAGCTTTGAATTCAGGGTGCTGAGCAATGCAATTGTAAAATTTGAAAGGCCCGTGCCTGTGCCTGTTATCAGCTGCTTTCTCCAAGGGGATGCCGAGCGGGGAGTGATCAGAGAACTGAGGATGCATCACCTATACTTGGGATGGAGGCATGGTCAATAGCCAGTCTGCATTTACTAATGCCTTGTCAATCCTGCTATACACATGTCCATTCGTCCAAGTGAATGATCTCCCTATTGCTGACAGTTCTGGAATATTACAGTAGACTTGTATTTATATACTTGAAATCCAACTAGAGCAATTCAAATGTTTTCTTCAATTAGGACTATCCATGGATTTCGTTTTCTTATGCACACCATATGGCTACTCTATAAGCCAACTGCCAATGAAGCATGTATGCCGTTTATTATTGGTGGATAGAgttgttaagtatcccacatctcTGTAAAGGGTTGGGGCAATCCTCCCTTCATGAGCTAACTTTTGGGATGTGAGTTAGGCGCAAGACCAATTTTAACAAAAGTAAATATTGTTCATTCGCTAGTGTTTTTCCCCCCAGCTGGTGTTGGTACCCAGATTGGGGTTCCACTAAATCCAGATTTTCTCACAtatgttctagccttggtggatagagttatctTGTACCtttggtgggaggtggcagacATCCAGTGGAATTAGTCTAAGGTGAGGGCAAGCTGGTCCGGACACtatggttatcaaaaaaaaaaaatgaaaaaagaaaaactagaacCCAAGACTTGGCTAAGGATGGAGTACTCACTAGTGTACTATGACTACAACTGTTTTATTCTAATATGCAGAATTTGTTAGACTGCTATAGTTGAGTGAGAACTGTTTCTTTAAAAGGGATGACATGATACAGGAGTGAATCTATTATTTtcgtagattttttttttccagtaaaaataaggaaaacttttagtattgttattattaggttgtttttttttgttgtttaattttttaaatttggtaTGATGTTATTTGAACTTAAATATATAAACATGGTCagtgatgatttattgatctatACTGTTGACTATGGCTTGTTTGAGATTGAAACTTAGTCCTTTGTTGTGACTATATATGATTTGTTTAAGATTGAAATATagttattatttgtatatttgtactACCGTGGAAGATTTTATATGTTTAATGACGCCGTCATCCTTCACTTTTTACCTAAACAGTCATTTCATTTCAGTTTTTCTGGATGTCCTGGAAGggcaagaaaatcataaattatttaaaacctAAAATTAAATCCAAAAATTAAGGAGAGAAGCTTCTATGTTacctttttcaaaacaatttaaGGAGAGAGAAGCTTCTGGAAAGATTTAAAGTGtgcattttaaaataaaatcatttctTTTCCATCGTGCATAACTCAATATGCTCAACgtacaaaaacacaatttttgtaCCATTGACTTATAAACAAAAATTCCTTTTCCATTGCCAAAATCATTTTTTGCACCTTTTCTGAAACACCATCTTTCTTATATATATAGAACTTCCACATTGAAAGCCACCCCCATCATCTTCCCAAAAAATAATTACCAAAAAACTCCATCTCCCTCTATTCTACCTATATATCTCTTTCATATTCATATCTAATTTTGATCTTCAgaaatttaattttatcattcaacaatttctatcatatatcatatatttattttattttatttccaggATTGATTGTTTTTATCCCGTGCCTTTATATCGATTCTCCTTGGGATATATTGTTCTTTTGGTTTTGTAGGCCACTtacaattttttagttttatgtccTTTTTAGAAGAGACCTAAAAAGgccatttttttctatttatattttaagtgGTCAAGAGATCTTAATTACTCGATCCCTTTTGGATCATTGGTATATTGGTATTAAGAAATAACAAGATGGATCATAATCATCATAGGGATAATGAATTTGAACATCAAGAAATCCAGAAGGCAAAGGCATCATCAAAATTCAATAGATCAAAAACCATACACACCCCCAGAAATTCGATTGAATGCCCCGAAAAGCCTTTATATCTCTACCCTTCTCCTCATTCGATTGAACGTAATGGCTCCATTAAAAAGCTTCATTGTTCACCTTTAGGTTCCATGGTTGGAACTTCATTCAAaggaaaagtgaaaaaattatattctatTTTCGATTCTCTTAAGGAAAATCATCATCGATCCTCAATACCGAAACCTCAAACCACCAAGTATTCAAAGCCATTGATATCTAGTTCCCCGTTATTGCCTGGTACAGAGGATCGTGTGGTAATCTACTTAACGAGTATACGTGGAATTAGAAGGACATTCGAGGATTGTTACACGGTGAAAATGATATTAGGAAGCTATCGTGTTAAAGTCGATGAAAGAGATGTCTCAATGCACATCGCGTATAGGAAGGAATTACAAAGTGTTATGGGTGAGAAGAAGAACAATAATATTGTGACATTGCCACAGATTTTTATCAAAGGGAAATACATTGGAGGCGCTGAATTAATCAAGCAATTGAATGAAATTGGTGAACTGCGAAAGTTATTAAGAGGGATTCCTTTAAGGCCAATTGGATATATTTGTGAAGGGTGTGGGGATGTACGGTTCGTGCCTTGCTCGAATTGCGATGGCAGCAGAAAATTTTTCGATGAAGATGACGGACAGATTAGGAGGTGTCTTGTTTGTAATGAGAATGGATTGGTTCGATGCACACTTTGTTGTTCTTGATCTGCATAAATTTGTGAGTGGTATTGATTACATTTTCGTGTACTTGGCCTATCGCCTTATAGTTTTTAGCTGGTGAGGCATAAAGCGAATTCAGAATTTTAAATGAGTTGAGGTAAACCTAACCTAACTCTTTTGTATTAACAGGTGGCGTTTTAATACTTATAAATTATCTACTACTACTACATATATTGAAATTGTATAGTTGTATGGATAGTGATGGGGTGCACTGTAGTGGGTGCTTATTCACCTGTTGACATACCAATTTTTTCTATATacagaaaaagttcaaaattgctcctgaactatttgaaatggaaCATTTTGGTCCTCCGTTAATAATTGGGGTCATTTGCTAGTATTTTCAATCCAGCAAACAGAATCATTACATTGTATGTGGCCCCGAGTGTTTGCATCTAGTTTGTCCTGGTGATCAACGAACTTCTTCACAGCGTTATCTTATATTTAGATACTTCATTTAGACGGCTAGAAAGATGTTATTGATATGGTCTAAGATCGACATTGTTATTCTTTTAACATTTTCATTGACATTCCTGTGCTTGTTATGTATAGAGCTTCAAAATAAAACCTTAGAATCACCATAATCTTAGAACATGATTGACAGTCTCAGTCCCAAATAAGTTGAAGACATACGTAATTCAAGGTTCATATGCACAGACATGCAAATATATACCCGTAGTACTACTTTTTCCTTGTTTGATTTCTCTTTCTTTAAGTAGGGATGAGCGGTTTTCAGTCAATTAACATCTAAAACTTTAAACTCGGGTTTTTTTTAAAGACAACAAAACAAAGTACTCAAGTACGCGAGTTTTTTCACACATTGCTTACAATCAAGAAAGTGTATTCTCTTTATTGTTTGCATGTTGTCTGGTTAGAAAGAACTCTCTGCATGTTGCCCAATTTCATTTTGAATGTGCAAAGCTTAATGAACATCTTACGGTGACTCTGGAAAGACTTACCCGTGGTAATTTATGACATCTCTTTTGAGTTCTTGTTGAGGGCAGCGGATCAATTTTGCAGAATGTTGTACTTTGTTGCAAGCTCAGAAAGAATGCTTGTGTTACATATGgcactcttgaggaaagaaactgCCACAATAGGCTGTCATAGGACTACCCTACAACCAATTTGTTTTTTCATggttcaatataaattaattatgcaTACCATCAATCAAGTTTCTCCACCATTATGACTGAAACTATGAGACGGAATATATGTGTTGCATCATTTTCGtcaaattttcactaaaataagggATGGATCAATTAGTATATTGTGTGTTATTAACTGTCAGCATGATGAAAAGGATTCTTCTCATTTTGCATTGTGGGTCACAACTAAGGAGGACTACAACACGATGCTTTGGTAGGGATCA
Proteins encoded:
- the LOC107852658 gene encoding uncharacterized protein At5g39865, producing the protein MDHNHHRDNEFEHQEIQKAKASSKFNRSKTIHTPRNSIECPEKPLYLYPSPHSIERNGSIKKLHCSPLGSMVGTSFKGKVKKLYSIFDSLKENHHRSSIPKPQTTKYSKPLISSSPLLPGTEDRVVIYLTSIRGIRRTFEDCYTVKMILGSYRVKVDERDVSMHIAYRKELQSVMGEKKNNNIVTLPQIFIKGKYIGGAELIKQLNEIGELRKLLRGIPLRPIGYICEGCGDVRFVPCSNCDGSRKFFDEDDGQIRRCLVCNENGLVRCTLCCS